One Dioscorea cayenensis subsp. rotundata cultivar TDr96_F1 chromosome 19, TDr96_F1_v2_PseudoChromosome.rev07_lg8_w22 25.fasta, whole genome shotgun sequence genomic window, GAAAGAAAAGCCAAGATTATCAGTAGAATCCTTGTGTAACTTAAGCAACACATCAAGaaagttttcttctctttcttcttcatgttcATGATCATCAGTACTACTCAAATGCAAACAATGCCTTTCAATCTCTTTTTCCCAGAGTTCATCAACCTTTTTGAAGCTCCTCTCAAGCTTTCCATGAAACCCAGTGACCACATTGATCAAGTACTGCAAAGAAGGGAAGAAATCTCCAATAGATAACTCACCAACCATCTCAAGGGTCTCCCTCATAAGATCATGGAGCTCACTTCTATTACACTCTCCCTCTTTAGAAAATCTCTTGCCAAAAGTTTGTCTTCCTGTGATATTATTACTCATGCACAAAAGCATCTCACTTAGATTCACCAGTTGATTTTCAtctgacaaaaaaataaataaattaacacaGTCTATATCATTCAGATCAAGtactgttttatttattttagaggaTCATGATTATGTGATCACCTTGAGAGCAAGAATGTCTTATACTTTGGATCAAGACATGAACTTCATCTTCTCTTACTTTCTTAAAGGACTGCACTCTCTTCTTACTAAAGAGCTCTAACATGCAGAACTTTCTCAGTTGTCTCCAATGGTCGCCGTGCTTTGAGGCGGCGATGTCGAGGCCGCCGTAGGTGAACTTCAAGAAGGCTGGTGTTGAAGGTCGGTTGCAAAACACATGATCATGGGTTTTGAGTATTTGAGAGGCTAGTTCTGGGGAGGAGACGATGATGGTTGGGATTTGGCCGAGCTGGATGTGCATGAGAGGGCCATGCTCGGCGGCGAGTTTGTGGAGAGAGTGGTGGGGGAGAGGGCCAAGTTGGTTGAGGTTTCCAATGATTGGGAACTTCTTTGGACCTGGTGGGAGTTTTATTAAGGttcttttgcttgtttttgttttgatgaagatga contains:
- the LOC120283863 gene encoding cytochrome P450 71A1-like, coding for MHIQLGQIPTIIVSSPELASQILKTHDHVFCNRPSTPAFLKFTYGGLDIAASKHGDHWRQLRKFCMLELFSKKRVQSFKKVREDEVHVLIQSIRHSCSQDENQLVNLSEMLLCMSNNITGRQTFGKRFSKEGECNRSELHDLMRETLEMVGELSIGDFFPSLQYLINVVTGFHGKLERSFKKVDELWEKEIERHCLHLSSTDDHEHEEEREENFLDVLLKLHKDSTDNLGFSFTKDHVKAILGDMFFAGTETTAATLEWALSELMRNPRVMKKVKDEVQRVTGIKEKVEERDVQGMGYLKLVINETLRLHPLGPLLIPRESVKECMIDGYDIPPTTRAFVNAWAIMRDPNLWEDPEIFFPERFEGSAINYKGRHFQFIPFGSGLRMCPGWPLSIANINIALANLLYFFNWKLPEGKSEIDVDMTESFGISVHKKLPLILMATST